In Bos mutus isolate GX-2022 chromosome 10, NWIPB_WYAK_1.1, whole genome shotgun sequence, a single window of DNA contains:
- the ABHD4 gene encoding (Lyso)-N-acylphosphatidylethanolamine lipase isoform X1, producing MGWLSSTRQGLFTMADDLEQQPQGWLSSWLPTWRPTSMSQLKNVEARILQCLQNKFLARYVSLPNQNKIWTVTVSPELRDRTPLVMVHGFGGGVGLWILNMDSLSTRRTLHTFDLLGFGRSSRPTFPRDPEGAEDEFVTSIETWRESMGIPSMILLGHSLGGFLATSYSIKYPDRVKHLILVDPWGFPLRPADPSQVRAPPTWVKAVASVLGRSNPLAVLRVAGPWGPGLVQRFRPDFKRKFADFFDDDTISEYIYHCNAQNPSGETAFKAMMESFGWARRPMLERIHLIRKDVPITMIYGANTWIDTSTGKKVKLQRPDSYVRDLEIEGASHHVYADQPHIFNAVVEEICDSVD from the exons ATGGGCTGGCTCAGCTCGACCCGGCAGGGCTTGTTTACTATGGCCGATGATCTGGAGCAGCA GCCTCAAGGCTGGCTGAGCAGCTGGCTGCCCACTTGGCGCCCCACTTCCATGTCTCAACTGAAGAATGTAGAAGCCAGGATCCTCCAGT GCCTCCAGAACAAGTTCCTGGCTCGATATGTGTCCCTCCCAAACCAGAACAAGATCTGGACAGTGACAGTGAGCCCTGAGCTCAGGGACCGCACCCCACTGGTGATGGTGCACGGCTTCGGGGGCGGCGTGGGCCTCTGGATCCTCAACATGGATTCACTGAGCACCCGCCGCACATTGCACACCTTCGATCTGCTAGGCTTCGGGCGAAGCTCGAGGCCAACGTTCCCCAGGGATCCAGAGGGGGCCGAGGACGAGTTTGTGACCTCAATAGAGACGTGGCGGGAGAGCATGGGAATCCCCAGTATGATCCTCCTGGGGCACAGTCTGGGAGGATTCCTGGCCACTTCCTACTCGATCAAGTACCCTGACAG AGTTAAACACCTCATCCTGGTGGACCCGTGGGGCTTTCCCCTCCGACCAGCTGACCCCAGTCAGGTCCGTGCACCCCCGACCTGGGTCAAGGCTGTGGCCTCTGTCCTAGGGCGTTCCAATCCACTGGCTGTTCTTCGAGTCGCTGGGCCCTGGG GGCCCGGCCTGGTACAGCGATTCCGACCGGACTTCAAGCGCAAGTTTGCAGACTTCTTTGATGATGATACTATATCAGAGTATATCTACCACTGCAATGCACAGAATCCCAG TGGGGAGACGGCATTCAAAGCCATGATGGAGTCCTTTGGCTGGGCCCGGCGCCCCATGTTAGAGCGAATTCACTTGATTCGAAAAGATGTGCCCATCACCATGATCTATGGGGCCAACACCTGGATAGACACCAGCACGGGAAAAAAGGTGAAGCTGCAGCGGCCGGATTCCTACGTCCGAGATTTG GAGATCGAGGGTGCCTCGCACCACGTGTATGCAGACCAGCCGCACATCTTCAACGCGGTGGTGGAGGAGATCTGCGACTCAGTCGATTGA
- the ABHD4 gene encoding (Lyso)-N-acylphosphatidylethanolamine lipase isoform X2, which yields MSQLKNVEARILQCLQNKFLARYVSLPNQNKIWTVTVSPELRDRTPLVMVHGFGGGVGLWILNMDSLSTRRTLHTFDLLGFGRSSRPTFPRDPEGAEDEFVTSIETWRESMGIPSMILLGHSLGGFLATSYSIKYPDRVKHLILVDPWGFPLRPADPSQVRAPPTWVKAVASVLGRSNPLAVLRVAGPWGPGLVQRFRPDFKRKFADFFDDDTISEYIYHCNAQNPSGETAFKAMMESFGWARRPMLERIHLIRKDVPITMIYGANTWIDTSTGKKVKLQRPDSYVRDLEIEGASHHVYADQPHIFNAVVEEICDSVD from the exons ATGTCTCAACTGAAGAATGTAGAAGCCAGGATCCTCCAGT GCCTCCAGAACAAGTTCCTGGCTCGATATGTGTCCCTCCCAAACCAGAACAAGATCTGGACAGTGACAGTGAGCCCTGAGCTCAGGGACCGCACCCCACTGGTGATGGTGCACGGCTTCGGGGGCGGCGTGGGCCTCTGGATCCTCAACATGGATTCACTGAGCACCCGCCGCACATTGCACACCTTCGATCTGCTAGGCTTCGGGCGAAGCTCGAGGCCAACGTTCCCCAGGGATCCAGAGGGGGCCGAGGACGAGTTTGTGACCTCAATAGAGACGTGGCGGGAGAGCATGGGAATCCCCAGTATGATCCTCCTGGGGCACAGTCTGGGAGGATTCCTGGCCACTTCCTACTCGATCAAGTACCCTGACAG AGTTAAACACCTCATCCTGGTGGACCCGTGGGGCTTTCCCCTCCGACCAGCTGACCCCAGTCAGGTCCGTGCACCCCCGACCTGGGTCAAGGCTGTGGCCTCTGTCCTAGGGCGTTCCAATCCACTGGCTGTTCTTCGAGTCGCTGGGCCCTGGG GGCCCGGCCTGGTACAGCGATTCCGACCGGACTTCAAGCGCAAGTTTGCAGACTTCTTTGATGATGATACTATATCAGAGTATATCTACCACTGCAATGCACAGAATCCCAG TGGGGAGACGGCATTCAAAGCCATGATGGAGTCCTTTGGCTGGGCCCGGCGCCCCATGTTAGAGCGAATTCACTTGATTCGAAAAGATGTGCCCATCACCATGATCTATGGGGCCAACACCTGGATAGACACCAGCACGGGAAAAAAGGTGAAGCTGCAGCGGCCGGATTCCTACGTCCGAGATTTG GAGATCGAGGGTGCCTCGCACCACGTGTATGCAGACCAGCCGCACATCTTCAACGCGGTGGTGGAGGAGATCTGCGACTCAGTCGATTGA